In the Danio rerio strain Tuebingen ecotype United States chromosome 8, GRCz12tu, whole genome shotgun sequence genome, one interval contains:
- the LOC141375653 gene encoding uncharacterized protein, whose protein sequence is MPPKKKTQLAADVDVDVDVDEEDQRDTSGDPVHPEDIPKPTGDSAITALAGMFQSFLQYQKERDERQEKESARREQQYKVLTHQITQMQMDLDRARHGALSSERSVARVLDYMPQLPKLQDTDDIEHFLTTFERLAEVYKWPKEDWAIHLVPLLTGKARSAFVAMSPAHTTDYEKVKEVILKKYEINAETYRLRFRALNTPSDESPMELYVRLKDLFSKWVNFKVSSKTNLMETMVLEQYMRVLYPEVRTWVKERDPVTAEEAAKLVESYVAARKGFSGAFRYAGSLQAARGKSEGSGGSSYSHSQTQIIQTTNQKPIPPKLDTHQTPSSTDVVCYNCGKPSHTSPQCPLKKPKSARLCYLPRPTPTTDCSFSREPTITVLLNGKPLTALVDTGCARTLVQSQYIARDLWSENTVTVCCVHGDKADLPTAEVYIEVNKQSYLINVGIAANLPYPVLLGTDMPVLADLVQETAWCGVVTRAQSQKLIQSSKDSVQSTLKEMPFFTEECVDNAVVSKEDRLERRRNWVADLINSSEQQQFDLAEPEMNENDLTIPNELAKLQRDDQTLSDCFQKADNDSVLSSLCGETFLIKNSLLYRQTKEEGTQLLVPRAYRREVLKLGHSIPWAGHLGFMKTLMRISKRFYWPGMYSEVKDYCKSCPECQMSTGRAPPIAPLVPVPAVETPFERIGVDIVGPVERSQKGNRFILVICDYATRYPEAYPLREITAKQIASALLHFFSHVGIPKEVLTDQGPNFMSRTLQQVYQLLGIKRVRTTPYHPQTDGLVERFNQTLKSMLKKFVSESGKDWDKWLPYLLFAYREVPQASTGFSPFELLFAHQVRGPLDVLRDSWEAQDKPTKQNILSYVLKMREQLQQSSALAHQNLKDSQVKQKAWYDQKARSRSFQPGDQVLLLLPTSENKLLAKWQGPFQVRRKLGPVTYEIEMPSRQHPLQTFHVNMLKQWHDRSSQPESPQDAVKELLVRAVQEEDEIEEQYLPVQQSNGQLDLQHLTVDQQQQLLECIPDHLFLETPGRTNIIEHHIHLKEAKPIRQPVYRVPERLLKVMKQELELMLELEVIEPSSSEWSNPIVLVPKKDGSLRFCLDFRKLNSVSKFDPYPMPRVDDLVERLSKAKFLTTLDLCKGYWQIALSADSKEMTAFKTPFGHYHFRVLPFGLHGAPATFQRMIDQILRGTETFAAAYLDDIIIFSRSWQDHIQHLQEVLSRIKSAGLTIRPDKCAIAKEETCYLGHVLGHGVIRPQVGKIEAIKNAERPTTKKQVRAFLGLVGWYRRFIPNFSTRAVALTELTKKDKPNMLNWTTDCENAFIDLKEALCTKAILQSPDFDKPFTVQTDASERGLGAVLLQGEQGKLHPIAYISRKLLPRETRYSTVEKECLAVKWALDSFRYYLIGREFTLETDHRALTWLNQMKDTNARITRWFLAVQPFQFKVNYRTGLENCAADFLSRTPQRVSREGGGNVTV, encoded by the coding sequence ATGCCGCCTAAGAAGAAAACTCAGCTAGCAGCTGATGTGGATGTGGATGTGGATGTTGATGAAGAAGATCAGAGAGACACAAGTGGAGATCCAGTGCATCCGGAAGACATTCCAAAGCCCACAGGTGATTCCGCAATTACAGCTCTGGCAGGAATGTTCCAGTCCTTCCTACAGTATCAGAAGGAGAGGGATGAGAGGCAGGAGAAAGAGTCAGCTCGCCGGGAACAGCAGTATAAGGTTCTCACTCATCAGATCACCCAGATGCAGATGGATCTGGACCGGGCCCGACATGGAGCTCTTTCTTCTGAACGGTCAGTGGCTCGAGTTCTTGATTATATGCCTCAACTTCCTAAATTACAAGATACTGATGACATTGAAcattttctcaccacttttgagAGACTGGCAGAGGTGTACAAGTGGCCAAAGGAGGACTGGGCTATTCATCTGGTTCCCCTGCTCACTGGCAAAGCAAGAAGTGCCTTTGTTGCTATGTCACCTGCCCATACGACTGACTATGAGAAAGTCAAAGAAGTCATTCTCAAGAAATATGAAATCAACGCAGAAACCTACCGGCTGAGATTTAGAGCACTGAACACACCTAGTGATGAGTCACCGATGGAGTTGTATGTCCGCTTGAAGGACCTGTTCTCTAAGTGGGTGAACTTTAAAGTGAGCAGCAAGACTAACCTGATGGAGACCATGGTGTTGGAGCAGTATATGCGTGTGCTGTACCCAGAAGTGAGGACTTGGGTGAAAGAGAGAGATCCTGTCACAGCAGAAGAAGCAGCAAAGCTGGTTGAGTCCTATGTTGCAGCTCGTAAAGGATTCTCAGGGGCTTTCAGATATGCCGGCAGCCTTCAAGCAGCAAGAGGTAAGTCTGAGGGGTCGGGGGGAAGTTCGTACTCTCATAGCCAAACCCAGATTATACAGACCACCAACCAAAAGCCCATACCACCTAAGCTTGACACACATCAGACACCATCCAGCACTGATGTAGTTTGTTATAACTGTGGTAAACCAAGTCATACAAGCCCACAATGCCCACTTAAAAAGCCCAAATCAGCCAGGTTGTGTTATTTGCCCAGACCCACCCCTACAACTGACTGTAGTTTCAGTAGAGAACCCACCATTACAGTTTTGTTAAACGGAAAACCCTTGACAGCCCTGGTAGACACAGGTTGTGCAAGAACCTTAGTACAATCTCAGTACATAGCAAGAGATTTATGGTCTGAAAACACAGTTACAGTGTGTTGTGTCCATGGGGACAAAGCAGACTTACCCACTGCTGAAGTGTACATTGAAGTAAACAAGCAGTCATACTTGATAAATGTTGGTATTGCAGCTAATTTGCCTTACCCTGTCTTGTTAGGAACTGATATGCCAGTGCTAGCAGATTTGGTTCAGGAGACAGCTTGGTGTGGAGTTGTTACTAGAGCTCAGTCCCAAAAGTTAATTCAGTCATCCAAAGATTCTGTACAGAGTACCCTTAAAGAAATGCCATTTTTCACTGAAGAATGTGTAGATAATGCAGTGGTCTCAAAGGAAGACAGATTGGAAAGACGAAGAAATTGGGTTGCAGATCTAATTAATAGCTCAGAACAACAACAGTTTGATTTGGCAGAGcctgaaatgaatgaaaatgacttAACCATACCTAATGAATTAGCCAAACTACAAAGAGATGATCAAACATTGTCTGATTGCTTTCAAAAAGCTGACAATGACTCCGTTTTGAGTTCTCTGTGTGGTGAGACATTTCTGATAAAGAACAGCCTTCTTTACAGACAGACtaaggaagagggaacacaacTGTTGGTACCTAGAGCGTATCGCAGGGAAGTTCTGAAATTAGGTCATTCTATTCCATGGGCTGGTCATTTAGGGTTCATGAAAACTCTAATGAGAATCTCTAAGAGATTTTATTGGCCTGGCATGTACAGTGAGGTAAAAGACTATTGCAAGTCATGTCCAGAATGTCAAATGTCTACTGGCAGAGCACCCCCTATAGCACCACTAGTACCTGTTCCTGCTGTAGAGACGCCCTTTGAGAGGATAGGGGTTGATATTGTTGGACCTGTTGAGAGAAGCCAGAAAGGTAACAGATTTATATTGGTGATTTGTGATTATGCTACTAGATATCCTGAGGCATATCCCCTTAGAGAGATAACAGCCAAGCAAATTGCATCAGCACTGTTACATTTCTTTTCACATGTAGGCATCCCTAAAGAGGTGTTAACAGATCAGGGTCCCAATTTCATGAGTCGCACACTACAACAAGTCTATCAGCTATTAGGGATTAAGAGAGTACGAACAACTCCCTACCACCCCCAGACTGATGGATTGGTGGAACGTTTTAACCAAACCTTAAAATCCATGCTGAAAAAGTTTGTGTCAGAATCCGGCAAAGACTGGGACAAATGGCTACCTTACCTCCTGTTTGCTTACCGTGAAGTTCCACAAGCATCCACAGGTTTTTCACCCTTTGAACTGCTCTTTGCTCACCAAGTCCGAGGTCCTCTAGATGTATTGAGAGACAGCTGGGAAGCCCAAGATAAGCCAACGAAGCAAAACATCCTTTCTTATGTCCTGAAGATGAGAGAACAACTACAGCAATCATCTGCTCTGGCTCATCAGAATCTGAAAGACTCTCAAGTGAAACAGAAAGCTTGGTATGACCAGAAAGCCAGGTCCAGATCTTTCCAACCAGGAGATCAAGTTCTGTTACTGCTTCCAACATCAGAAAACAAACTTCTGGCGAAGTGGCAAGGTCCTTTTCAAGTGAGGAGAAAACTTGGTCCAGTCACATATGAGATTGAAATGCCTTCCAGACAACATCCGCTACAAACCTTTCACGTCAACATGTTGAAGCAATGGCATGATCGGTCCTCTCAGCCAGAATCACCACAGGATGCTGTGAAAGAGCTGTTGGTGAGAGCAGTACAAGAAGAGGATGAAATCGAGGAGCAGTACTTACCTGTTCAGCAAAGTAACGGCCAATTAGACCTTCAGCATCTGACCGTGGATCAACAGCAACAGCTACTGGAATGCATTCCGGATCACCTGTTCCTAGAAACACCTGGAAGAACAAACATCATTGAACATCACATTCATTTAAAAGAGGCAAAACCCATACGGCAACCAGTGTACAGAGTTCCGGAAAGGCTACTTAAAGTCATGAAGCAAGAGTTGGAGTTAATGCTGGAACTGGAGGTTATAGAGCCATCATCCAGTGAGTGGAGCAATCCCATTGTGCTTGTACCCAAGAAGGATGGGTCACTTAGATTCTGCCTCGACTTCAGAAAACTCAACTCGGTCAGTAAATTTGACCCTTACCCCATGCCCAGAGTTGACGACCTAGTGGAAAGACTCAGTAAAGCAAAGTTTCTCACTACACTTGACCTATGCAAAGGTTATTGGCAAATCGCATTAAGTGCAGACAGCAAAGAAATGACAGCATTTAAAACCCCTTTTGGTCACTATCATTTCAGGGTTCTTCCCTTTGGACTGCATGGGGCACCTGCCACCTTTCAGAGAATGATTGATCAAATTCTCCGGGGTACAGAGACTTTCGCTGCTGCATACTTGGATGATATAATCATCTTCAGCAGGTCCTGGCAGGACCATATTCAACATCTCCAGGAAGTATTATCCAGGATCAAGTCTGCTGGACTCACCATCCGTCCAGACAAGTGTGCAATAGCCAAAGAGGAGACTTGTTACCTTGGTCATGTCCTGGGCCATGGAGTCATCCGTCCGCAGGTGGGGAAAATCGAGGCCATCAAAAATGCAGAGCGACCTACAACCAAGAAACAGGTACGAGCTTTTCTTGGCCTAGTAGGATGGTATAGACGATTTATCCCCAACTTTTCTACAAGAGCTGTAGCTCTCACTGAACTCACTAAAAAAGACAAGCCCAATATGCTTAACTGGACAACTGACTGTGAAAATGCTTTCATAGATCTGAAAGAAGCCTTGTGTACAAAAGCTATTTTACAGAGTCCAGATTTTGATAAACCATTTACAGTCCAGACTGATGCATCAGAACGTGGTCTGGGAGCTGTACTTCTACAAGGAGAACAAGGGAAATTGCATCCCATTGCTTACATTAGCAGAAAACTCCTTCCTCGAGAAACACGGTATTCAACCGTGGAGAAGGAGTGCTTGGCAGTGAAATGGGCATTAGACTCTTTTAGATACTACCTTATTGGTAGAGAGTTTACATTGGAAACTGACCATAGAGCCCTGACTTGGTTAAACCAAATGAAAGACACAAATGCTCGAATTACACGATGGTTTTTGGCAGTACAACCTTTTCAATTTAAGGTGAACTATAGAACTGGCCTTGAGAACTGTGCAGCAGATTTCCTTTCTAGGACACCACAGAGGGTGTCACGGGAAGGGGGAGGAAATGTCACAGTGTAA